TTTTTTGCCATCCATTATTGGATTCCCTGAATGGTCAGTTACATCTGCAGTAGTCATTATTGCAGATTTAACAGCAGCAGGGCTCCATCTGGGATGAGCTGAGCGGATCAGGGCAGCAATTCCACTGACATGGGGACAAGCCATTGATGTCCCTGACATTACTGTGAAATTCACTCTTCTTGAATCTTCTGGAAGACCAGTGGGGCCTAAATTTTCAGGCCAAGCTGCAATGATATTTACCCCAGGTGCAATTATATCTGGTTTGAGGATTGAAGGGTTGGTAAAGCTTGGCCCTCTGGCTGAAAACTGAGCTACTTCTGGTGCTCTAGATTTCCCAATTACAGTTCCTCCAAAAATGATTCGAGCTCTTGGTTTTCTTGTAGACTTTATGTAAGCTTTCAGGTGTACTGATTCTTCAAAACCAATTGACGTTGCAGGCAGGACATGGACATCGACCGTGTCTTCCTCAAGATTGATTTCTGTGTTGGCTAGGATCATTGCAGCTCCACCAGATTCCTTCACAGCTTGACCTTTTTGTGCTCTATCATTGACACCTCGGTCACATACCACCATTTTGCCGCGTACTTTTGCTCTTGGGAGAGAGCCTCTGAAGCAAAATTCACTCGCCATATCCTCACCAGTTACATAAACTAGTTCAAGCTCTTTTATAGTGTTTGAAAACTGGTTTCCTGGGTACATGGATTCTCCATAAAGGAATTGTCCATTTCCCAATCGAACTATGGCAGGAAATTTTCTGTCAAGTGTGCTTGCGCCAATGGTAGCAATCCATGGAGCTTCATTTGTAACTGAGTTTTGGAGAGGGCCATAGTTTCCTGCGGCACATATAACTGAAATACCATGCTCAACTGCTCGAAAACTTCCAATTGCAATGCTATCTGCAAAAAGTGGTATTGAAAAGCCACCCAAAGAGAGGGACAGGACATCAACTCCATCTCTAATTGCAACATCCATTGCAGCTAGGATATCTGAGCTGTAACATCCATTAAACCAGCAAACTTTGTACACTGCAATGTGTGCACCAGGGGCCATTCCTCGTGCAATACCAGCTCCAATACCAAGCACACTTGCCATTGGAACTGAAGCTCCTCCTGCTGTGGATGATGTGTGAGTTCCATGCCCTTGAGAGTCTCTCGGGGACAAATATTCCCGAGTAGTGTTTGATGATGTTGAAGTAGATGCCACACGGTGACCTATATTGAAGAACCTTGCACCAATGAGTTTCTTGTTACAGTTATAAGAATTAAAATCTTGCCCTTCTTGGCAAATCCCTCTCCACTTCTTGGGAACTGGTGGCATTCCTTGATCATTGAAGCTTGGACTCTCCGGCCAAACTCCAGTGTCAAGGACCCCAATTATTGTTCCACGACCAAATCTAGACTTATGCCAAGCATCTTCACCCGTGGGATTAAGTCCCAAGAATTTGTAAGAATAGGTAGTTTGAATTTGGAGCCTCCTGTCTGGCCTAATTGCAATAACATCAGGCAACTTCTGCAATGACACAAGCTCTGATTCAGAAAGCAGAGCTGCAAAACCTTCCATGGCAGAACGGTAAGAGTAGATAAGCCGAGAAGAACAGTCTTCTTCAGACGAAACGGTCTGCTCAAGAAATGAGAGGTGCCAGTGAAACTCGGAAGCAAAGGAAGATCTAGTTACACCATGTGGGTGGAGTTGAACTATGTAGGTTTGGAGAGTGTTTGCATGGAGGAAGACAAAGTTGaacaaaagaattaaaaagaaaaggtGAGATTTGGCTTCCATGGAAACGTTAAGATCAAAGCGATGCCTGGAAGTAGATTATGCATGACGTTGGGAACGAATTGCAGGGTATTTGAAGGAGTCGGAGAGAATTCAAAACTGGGTTTGGGTAGCATTTCTGAGCTCTGAGTGAAAGAATACGAAACTCGTGAAATTTAAGAGCTCCTCATCACGAGGATCCTTTGTTGGAAGACAGAGAAGCTATGTTTTCATAGCCGTTTAAGATTCAAAGTGCAGCCGTTTAAGATTCAAAGTGCATGAATCATAGTTTTGTGTTGAGATTGCTCCCTGGGGAGTGGGGGAGATCCTTCTCAGAGTGAGAAAGTGTAgtaggaaaggatgaaagaagagTCATTAAATACTTGGCTCAAAACTGCATTTATGGCTTCCATGGCTCCCCTCTTCCCGTGCTTCCCTGCGCATATTGATTTTCTCACCGTTATTTTCTACACTATTCattcattaaaatttatgagAGAcattatataatttctattaCCATATCTTCTTTCGACAATCTATTGTTCCCTTTCATCATCTAACTTTGCTTCtaaactattaaaaaaaaaaaaaaaaagcaaaagacctattttagtttattttcaataGTCATATAAGTCTTAATTGccctttaaattaaaaaaaataaataaataatttttcaaatttttaaaataaatccaataaaTCATTTACTATTTTATggatttaacttttaaaaataaaaaaaaaattgaataataatTTACTTCTAATATAAATTAAGTCAAGATTGTCTAAGAATATTTTCTGATGCATGAATTCTTATCAGTAATTATGGGTTTTACAATACACAAAGTAGATGCTCTACTTTTACTCAGTTGCATTGAGAAaagaatcaaaataaataaataaataaaaggaatataaaatatgaaaaatcacATCTGAAGTAAGGTGAGGAGTGGCGTAATTGGGGTGGCGTGCTTGGGCTGGACTTAGATCAAATCTTGTTCAATTGCACCTTCCAACGAAGCCTTGACAGGTACATCCTATTGCCCAGTCTAAGTCTCAGTATCTCTGAGGAGGGAAAGAATCACGATTGATACACTAGGGCTAACTGGAGGTGGTCCTTTCTAAACTATGTTCATTATCATTAATTTCCCAATACATTTCCAATGTATTGAAAAGAGATTCCTTTTTGATGAGTTTCAATTATGCATACTCTAGTTAATCCACTTCTTTCCAAGCATATTTAATTGGTAGTTGCAAGCAGACAACAACAGATCTCATGATTTTATTCTCTCGTATGCTGAGAGGACTACTATTAGTGTTGAGAAAAATCTTAATCAGTGCTTTACTTCACATATTACAAATAGGTGTAGAGAACAATGAGGCCTGTCAttcaaagaaaagaagagaaggaTTACAAGGGAAATCGGGCAACATATCAAATATAAGCAAACCCAGCGGAAGGTTCACACTGCTTGCAGACACTTGGACAACTCATAATGCGCAGAAAGTTGATGGCTCCGCTGAAGTTTCCACAGTATGACAAGTTGTCCATCTTTTCTTACAGcaacaatttcaaaaatttaattctTCATAAATGATCTCATAATTTTTTTCTACCCCACATCGTCTTTCAGACAGTTTGTTTAACTAGTGAAGAAAGTTCAGATAGTAACACAAGGCAACTACCAATTAATCTAATAGCTCATCTGCTGGTGCAGAACAAGCTGAAGGCAAGCAAGCAAGCAAGCAAAAGCACAGTTAAAGTACATTCAGAGCTTAGGTACTACACTAAAAGCTCAAGATTTTTATTGAACACTTATTGTTTTTATTTCTTCTATGTAATAATAGGAAAAGAAACAAAAAGATGATACGTCAGCTACAATACAATACAAAGAATtgttaatcgaaatcaataacaCAAAAGGTGAAAGGAAATTTTCCATTATATAAGTATATTAGAAATAGATAACATGAATCTGTATTTCTCTTTGACAAACAAGGAACTGAGCTGATAAACTTGATTGTGATTCCTACGTTTTCACTGCAATTTGCAAGGGACCTAACAAGGATCCTTGTCCGACCTATCGACACCAGGGTGGGCAGTCTCGTTCTTTGCCATTTTTGTACATTAGGAATTACTCCAACTTCCATTGCTACTATCACCTTGATCTCATGATTGATCTCTCTGCTCATTCTTCCATGAGTTTTTGGCAGCTTGCGCAGATGAACCACCAGAATCACTATTGCCATCCTTTGGTTTTGAGAAGAAGGGATCCCATTCATGAGCTCCCACCTCACGCTGTCCTTCATCCAACAATTCATATTTCCAACTGTTCTCCTCCACAAAATTATCATATTCTGTACGGCCCTGAATAATGTTTCTCCTCAACCTTGTAACTTTGTCAATGACTGCCTGAACAGCAACATCAAAAGAATCTTTAAGAGTCTCCAATTTTGAGCGAGGATCTGCATATATAAGCCCTGGGATGAGACTTATGACTTTCTCCCTCATGATCTTCACCTGCTCAGGAGGAATCTTACTAAGCACTTCCTCAATGCTAACATTTCTTTTACGGATATCATCCTCTGGAATAAATACCGAATAAGTAGTATAGTTCTTTGGAAGATGCCAAGTATATTGTGTGTAAGCTGAGCCAGGGTGAAAGAAGACAGGAATGCAACCTGCCAACATTGAGTCAAAAGCTGACCTTCGTGTATATGAATCACCCTGGGGTTGCAAGCAGAAAAGGGAGCTCTGAAACATCTGCATTATACTGCTCGGAGAATGACATTTGCTCTCTCCAAAATCACATTCCAACAGCTTGCCTACCTTTGACTTCTTACACTGATCTATGATCTGGCCCCTGATTGATTTTGGATTATCAAGACGTGGTGCCCCAGCAAAAGAGAAAAGCCATTTTCTTTCTAAATTCCTCATCCGCTCTTGCCAAATAAACACATCATCATCCTTTGCAGGATGGAAATAGGTAGGATAAGGAATGCCAAAATCATTTGCATTCCATGGACTGGATTCAACCACAAGCATTGACATATTTTTTGCAGCCGGCAAAAAGAGTAGTTTGTTTCCCCAATCTGATTCCTCGTCTGTTAACCTCCTgaaatcccaagttatcctcCCTGCCACCAGAAAATGATCCTTGCCTCCCATAATCCTCCACTCTGGTCTCTTCATAAGCCAATCGACCAACTCAAGAGAAGCAGCGTCTCTGGTTGAGATATTATATCCCCAAAGATACCTTGCAATATCAAACCCTGCATAGAATGGTACAAAAATTGCTGCAGCAATGGAAGAATCATTCGTCAAGCACTCATACTGCTTCATCCTATTACTGAATATCACATCCACCGCAAACTGATTTGTTGCATACCACCCCGTATTTGAAAACACCCCTTCAACATTCTCCAGTGGGGGCCCCAGCCCGGCATTACTAGTAAACTTACACATATTGGTCCAAACACTCAAGCTCTTACACTCCTTCAGCATATCCTCATTAAACCTAGGAGGCAAATCATGGACATAAATATACTTTCCTCCACAAGGATCACTCTTATTCTCTATGGTTCTCAAAGCCCTCATAAAAGGGAAATTCTCCTTCTTTTGACTACTAGTGATACTGGGGGTATTTTTCAAAGAGGCATCTAAAAAAGGGGTAGTTTTGGAGGGGGTATTCGTCAAACGGGCATCGGTTACAAGGGCAGGGGTTTTTGATCCTGTGTTTAGTGAATGAGCCTCTAATTTAACAGATTCACCAACAGTATTACCTCCTAACACAACAAAATGGAAGTACAATAATAGAATCCAGAAAAACGCAGAGAGAGAAGCCAACAAACAAAGCCGTTTCTGTTGATTTTTCCCAGTCCCTTTATCCATTTCCTCAAAAGGGACACTCGCCGCAGTGCGACGTCTCATTAGTATTAACTTCAAATCAATCCCTCACCAAAACTCAAATAACACAAGAAAACCAGTTcccaatttcaacaattccaccaAATAATACCAAAAACTCAGCCAAAGACCTAAcccagaaagaaaaaaaaaaacactaaattTTAACAAACAAGCTGTATAATATCGCAGAGATCTTAACCGTCTCAGAGCTAGAGCTGCGATTAAGCGTGCAAATATAtcggaagaaaaaaaagaaaattgtatGACTTTAGAGATGTAAATTTAAGACTGAATCAGCACGAATCACTGTAACGGTGCTATCTGTTACAGATGTTTCTCACCcagaaagagaagagaaaatgTCGTCGAAAATCAAAAGAAGAAACATTGAAACAGAGTTCAAAAAGAACTGATGAGAACATAGAGATGGGTGCAGGAACTTACAGAGATTAGATTCGctgtatagagagagagagagatcataGCTCTCTGCGCTGAGAAAGAACAAAAGACAAGAGATCCAGAGAGGGAACGCTTAAAATAAGACAGAGGTGACAAAAGAAGGCTCACGTTAGCTGCGTGCGCCGTGGGGTTGTCTGTTGTCGGTAGCCGGTGAGATCGTGCCACGTAGGAAAAAGGTATTGACGTGTCGGTCTTCGAAATGATGTGAGATTCCGGGAATTGCGTAATGATTTCCTTATTACGGGAGGAAAAATAAACTACGCTTACTTTTTTTAAGCGCGTTGTGCATTGGTTCAAATCCGACCCGACCATCCGAACCAGATAATTTTTTCGGATAAATTattctaaattaattaatttagttcatatattttattttcattaaattttttaatttctattaattaatttactatATAAttgataattgaaaaaaaaaattttacagtgTGATTGTTTcatgattattttattattatataatttttgaattatttattatattaaaatatattttaatccataaaatttatagataaaCAGTTCAACAGgcaattttaaaaaagaaaatttattcaagcatcatttaaaattaatataatacaacatattgaatttaaatatttgtttAACACAACAGACAGCATCATTTCAGGATTAATcataagttaaaaaaatatattattattaattttatatatttttattttatatatcatcaaaatactgCAAACTTAATTTCATACTTGTCACTTGTGATCagtttaatttctttttgtttCTTCTGGAAATAATTAGTTGCATAATCATCAGCCATTTAATCTTGGTTGAGTATAGAATTGTATAATGATATTATTggctttttatttttactttttatcttTTAAATGGTGGGGTTACTTTGAAGTTGAAATACAAAACCTAATAATTTCATGCAGTTAACTTGCAGGCCACCCACATGCCAATGGCAAGTTTCAAGATAGCTAGCCCTGGACAATAACAACATGCAGATTTCATAGattcataaataataataataataataataataataataataataattaataattattatcttaattaattatttttacccTTATGTCTAATATTGTCTTAATTacctaattataattattatctcATCAAAAAAGCCATTCATCActtgctttaaaaaaaaaaagaactataATGCAACTTTTTGTATTATTTTTACCCTTTCATCATTGTGCTTAACCTATGCTCTTCTTTTAACACCATCAAAAGAGCAATTAGTGGTACCATATGTAGTGTATATATAATTGCTTTTGTGCATAGCCAATGGTATAATGATCTCATTTTATAAAAGAATGTATGTGTAAGAACTTTattaaaattgtcataattttaaAAGTGGTTCATTTTTGCCACTAACTCTTCATGTGTGTTCTATTTAtcgatgaaaaaaaaataataaaaaaaaagtggaTGAATTGATTAATAACATAGGCACCTATAGGATAAAAAAGATACATCATGTGataaaattatgacaatttaaaaaaaaaaagataattagtAATCTCCTTTTCAATTGATTGTTATTGAACCTTCAAGAATAATAAATGTACTCTTGCCTCTTCTTATTTTTTAATCTAATCCCGGTTTATAATAAAATAGTTATACATAATATTTCTTTTTATCAAAGAAATTATTCTATACGActattatatatataacaattaaatttaaatattaatataataattaaattttaatattaattatggtGAGATTTATAAGAGACCTATTATGATTTCTAACTATAATAAAATTGTTGTTACAAAAATGTGCTACCCAATTGGATTTTGCCCTAGAAATGTTCAACAACAATTAATCAATTGAACTTCTTAATTAAGTATGGTAGGGTTAATGTAAATTGAAAAACCTTCCAAGTCTTTAAAGCCCAATGAATAAAAAGAGGAACTAACACCTTGACTAGTCAAAATTTGAAgcattcaaagaaaaaggaagttAATCAAAACCAGACCCCACACCCTTATAAATTAGGCTTAGTTTACAAAGAAAAaactaaatgtttatgtgtattactttttaatttaatgttTTCAATTTGAGAAATGAAACCTAAATTATTAAAATTGGCTGGCCTCTGTGCATTGCTTTTGATTAGTATGATTTGCAGTCTTATATATGCAACAAGCAACCTTTTCAAATCTGTGTGTTTAGATAAGGAGACAGTTCTCTCAGACACATATTTAGATAAATTATGTTGGATTTAATGTTAAAGTTCACATTTATATTTGGCGATTTtcaatttagttatttttaattttttaacttaatttataaattttaatttgatttcaatttagcatgaaaattaagaaatttataaagttaaaaaaaaaacagaCTAAAATGAACATGACCAATGAAATTAAACATAGCGGCTTTGAAAATTCAATTTTATCACCGTCTTCTATGCTCATTCTAATAGTACATGGCCCCAAAAAACCAGAAGAGTAGTCCATTTTAGGGTTGAACATACATGTGAAATTGTCTAGCACAATAAAACAGGACCCTTTATGCAGAGGTCTATTTTAAATGGAGCCATTCGTTGTGGCAGGTGGTAGAGAAGCATACAGTAAATGTTCAAGCCTAGATCAAGCGAATGGGCAGCCACTAAAGATGTTTATCACCACACGACAAAAATTGGAATCCCCATATTGACTATGACATATGCGGATGAGGTTCATTAAGATGCATCTTTAGATCCTACACTTGAAGGAGATCAACTGGGTGTTTACCACGTACTATTATAATGGGAATTTGTTGTAAACAACATTACATTTGACAAATCATCAAAATCCAAATCCAAATGGGCATGGTTAAAGAGAAATCATCATAGAACAAGTGTCAACTAGAAAAGGGATTTGAATTTGGCGTATTCAGCCATTGAGCAAGTCAATAAACAAATATAATTATGGACAATTATTACAGTATTGGAAATTATGAAAATGATAGAATTAAGAGGAGTAATAAGACAAATAATGCAATAAATATGCCAGAAAGCCCTAACTTAGAGCCCAATGT
This sequence is a window from Hevea brasiliensis isolate MT/VB/25A 57/8 chromosome 10, ASM3005281v1, whole genome shotgun sequence. Protein-coding genes within it:
- the LOC110639673 gene encoding xyloglucan galactosyltransferase MUR3-like codes for the protein MRRRTAASVPFEEMDKGTGKNQQKRLCLLASLSAFFWILLLYFHFVVLGGNTVGESVKLEAHSLNTGSKTPALVTDARLTNTPSKTTPFLDASLKNTPSITSSQKKENFPFMRALRTIENKSDPCGGKYIYVHDLPPRFNEDMLKECKSLSVWTNMCKFTSNAGLGPPLENVEGVFSNTGWYATNQFAVDVIFSNRMKQYECLTNDSSIAAAIFVPFYAGFDIARYLWGYNISTRDAASLELVDWLMKRPEWRIMGGKDHFLVAGRITWDFRRLTDEESDWGNKLLFLPAAKNMSMLVVESSPWNANDFGIPYPTYFHPAKDDDVFIWQERMRNLERKWLFSFAGAPRLDNPKSIRGQIIDQCKKSKVGKLLECDFGESKCHSPSSIMQMFQSSLFCLQPQGDSYTRRSAFDSMLAGCIPVFFHPGSAYTQYTWHLPKNYTTYSVFIPEDDIRKRNVSIEEVLSKIPPEQVKIMREKVISLIPGLIYADPRSKLETLKDSFDVAVQAVIDKVTRLRRNIIQGRTEYDNFVEENSWKYELLDEGQREVGAHEWDPFFSKPKDGNSDSGGSSAQAAKNSWKNEQRDQS